The following coding sequences are from one Deltaproteobacteria bacterium window:
- a CDS encoding AMP-binding protein, protein MTTQSFTTLSDLLSIGAPSHPALVVPEGGPVVSYSSLHTQIERLAARLQELGIGRGDRVAMSLPNGIEVITMFLAVGAAAATAAPLNPAYTTDEFRFYLEDIEAKVLLVPPGGAEQARAAAPAGALLIETTLSPDGQVELAPLKKSPFTRKQATPSSEDVTLFLHTSGTTSRPKGVPLTHNNLLTSAANVVATYALTSNDVSLCVMPLFHVHGLVASTLATFRSGGTVVVPPRFSAGAFWPVVKEHRATWYTAVPTIHQVLLARADEDHAPAPGTSGLRFIRSCSSALAPATMEGMESRFGCPVLEAYGMTEAAHQMASNPLPPGKRLPGSVGQGTGVQVGIMDDNGKLLPSGTQGEVVIQGKNVTRGYHNNPEANATSFTNGWFRTGDQGILDADGYLTLVGRLKELINRGGEKISPREIDEALLTHPAVAEAVCFGVPDTKYGEEVAAAVVLKGTASEADLTAHCRERLAAFKVPKTIHLVTQIPRTATGKIQRRVVAAAFSTKE, encoded by the coding sequence ATGACTACGCAAAGTTTTACAACGCTTTCTGATTTACTCTCGATTGGTGCCCCATCACACCCAGCACTCGTTGTCCCAGAAGGTGGACCGGTCGTCTCATACAGTTCTTTACATACACAGATAGAGCGCCTCGCGGCGAGACTGCAGGAATTAGGCATTGGCCGTGGCGACCGTGTGGCCATGTCCTTACCGAATGGTATTGAAGTCATCACCATGTTTCTTGCGGTCGGCGCAGCGGCTGCAACTGCTGCTCCACTCAATCCCGCCTACACTACTGATGAGTTCCGCTTTTATCTTGAAGACATCGAAGCCAAAGTTTTGCTGGTTCCTCCAGGTGGGGCCGAACAAGCGCGCGCGGCAGCCCCAGCAGGAGCATTGCTGATCGAAACGACACTGTCGCCAGATGGTCAGGTCGAATTGGCTCCGCTGAAGAAGTCACCGTTTACGCGCAAACAAGCAACTCCCTCGTCAGAGGATGTCACGCTCTTTTTACACACCAGCGGTACCACTAGCCGCCCCAAGGGTGTTCCACTGACCCATAACAATCTGTTGACCTCAGCAGCAAACGTAGTTGCAACGTATGCGTTGACGTCGAATGATGTTTCACTCTGTGTGATGCCGTTGTTCCATGTGCATGGATTGGTCGCGTCTACGCTGGCAACGTTTCGTTCCGGTGGGACAGTGGTCGTGCCACCACGCTTTAGCGCGGGTGCGTTTTGGCCAGTGGTAAAAGAGCATCGCGCCACATGGTACACCGCGGTTCCCACCATTCACCAAGTGCTGCTGGCTCGGGCTGATGAAGATCACGCTCCAGCACCGGGAACAAGCGGGTTACGTTTCATCCGCTCGTGCAGTTCGGCACTCGCGCCTGCCACTATGGAAGGCATGGAATCGCGCTTTGGCTGTCCCGTACTCGAAGCCTATGGCATGACCGAAGCTGCACATCAGATGGCATCGAATCCACTACCACCGGGAAAACGGCTACCAGGGTCAGTTGGCCAAGGCACTGGCGTACAAGTTGGCATCATGGACGACAACGGCAAACTGCTCCCTTCAGGTACCCAAGGGGAAGTGGTCATTCAAGGTAAGAATGTCACTCGCGGCTACCATAACAACCCGGAAGCAAACGCTACTTCGTTTACCAACGGCTGGTTTCGTACAGGCGATCAAGGCATTCTCGATGCAGATGGCTACCTCACGCTCGTTGGTCGATTGAAAGAGCTAATCAATCGTGGCGGCGAAAAAATTTCGCCACGTGAGATTGATGAAGCACTATTAACTCACCCAGCCGTTGCTGAGGCAGTGTGCTTTGGAGTGCCGGATACGAAGTATGGTGAAGAAGTTGCAGCGGCTGTTGTCTTAAAAGGCACTGCGAGTGAGGCAGATCTCACCGCCCATTGTCGTGAGCGCTTAGCCGCGTTCAAAGTGCCCAAGACCATTCACTTGGTCACACAAATACCGCGTACCGCGACGGGGAAAATTCAGCGGCGAGTGGTAGCGGCGGCGTTTAGTACAAAAGAATGA
- the prfA gene encoding peptide chain release factor 1 — protein sequence MSGADTLVDKLHGVEKRYQELEDALIRPEVMNNQNEYKKLAKERSSLEEVVTCFRDWRKVTQELEDNKGLLDDQDPAVRELAQEEQTSLKEKDERLQNELRKLLIPKDPLDDKNVLLEIRAGTGGEEASLFAANLFRMYSRYAERHRWKLEVMSSNPTGLGGFKEIISMIEGKGAYSRLKFEGGVHRVQRVPETEASGRIHTSAVTIAVLPEADDVDVHIDEKDLRIDVFRSSGPGGQSVNTTDSAVRITHIPSGIVVSCQDEKSQHKNKAKGLKILRARLLERAREEQQAAITASRRSMVGSGDRSERIRTYNFPQSRLTDHRINLTVYTLDRVLDGELDSVFDALITSHQAEMLSE from the coding sequence ATGAGTGGTGCTGATACCTTAGTCGACAAGTTACATGGTGTAGAAAAACGCTACCAAGAGCTTGAAGACGCCCTGATTCGTCCTGAGGTCATGAACAACCAGAACGAGTACAAAAAACTCGCCAAGGAACGCTCTTCGTTGGAAGAAGTTGTCACATGTTTTCGCGATTGGCGTAAAGTTACGCAAGAACTCGAAGACAATAAAGGATTACTGGATGATCAGGACCCTGCGGTACGCGAGCTGGCACAAGAAGAGCAGACCTCGCTGAAAGAGAAAGATGAACGACTGCAGAACGAGCTGCGGAAACTGCTGATTCCGAAGGATCCACTAGACGATAAGAACGTATTATTAGAAATCCGTGCAGGTACTGGTGGCGAAGAGGCGAGCTTGTTTGCAGCGAACTTGTTTCGTATGTACTCGCGCTACGCCGAGCGTCATCGCTGGAAGCTAGAAGTCATGAGTTCTAACCCCACTGGCTTAGGAGGCTTCAAGGAAATCATCAGCATGATCGAAGGCAAAGGCGCCTATAGTCGCCTCAAGTTTGAAGGCGGCGTACATCGCGTGCAACGCGTACCAGAAACCGAAGCTTCGGGCCGGATTCATACCTCAGCAGTCACCATCGCTGTCTTGCCAGAAGCTGACGATGTCGATGTCCACATCGACGAAAAGGATTTGCGCATCGATGTGTTCCGCTCGTCTGGTCCAGGTGGACAAAGTGTGAACACGACCGACTCCGCAGTCCGCATTACTCATATTCCCAGCGGTATTGTCGTTTCGTGCCAGGACGAGAAATCACAACATAAAAACAAAGCTAAGGGCTTGAAAATCCTCCGTGCCAGGTTGTTGGAACGTGCTCGTGAAGAACAACAAGCAGCGATTACCGCCTCGCGTCGCAGTATGGTAGGATCGGGAGATCGCTCAGAGCGCATTCGCACCTACAACTTCCCGCAGTCGCGTCTGACTGACCATCGCATCAATTTGACGGTCTATACGCTGGATCGTGTTCTTGATGGTGAGTTAGACTCAGTGTTCGATGCCTTGATCACCTCGCATCAGGCGGAGATGCTATCTGAATAG
- a CDS encoding YdcF family protein, whose product MSWIPRKLLSAAFLIPLNILLIIGIGLLLLRRSPRIGKSLLVFGWGLLWILSTPTVSFLLQQPLQTIPALSLDHLPDDGQAIVVLGSGSYCRAPEYNDADSVTAGALERLRYAARLHRKTGKPILVTGGRLSNSTPEATFMKETLEQDFQVPVRWTEEESRNTMENARLSYALLQPQGVTHIYLVTNASHMSRSQMAFERAGFQVIAAPISFATRCQWTPLELIPNSSALETSADALYEAIGWAWYWLRTG is encoded by the coding sequence ATGTCGTGGATTCCGCGTAAACTCCTTAGTGCCGCGTTCCTCATTCCGCTTAATATTCTCCTTATTATCGGGATTGGCCTCCTGCTGTTGCGGCGCTCTCCTCGTATAGGAAAATCACTGCTGGTGTTTGGCTGGGGACTGCTGTGGATACTGAGTACACCAACCGTCAGTTTTTTACTGCAGCAACCTCTCCAAACGATTCCGGCCCTTTCACTCGACCATCTTCCTGATGATGGCCAGGCGATCGTCGTGCTCGGCAGCGGCAGCTACTGTCGCGCACCAGAGTATAACGATGCCGACAGTGTCACTGCCGGTGCACTAGAGCGACTCCGCTACGCGGCGCGTCTTCATCGCAAAACGGGGAAACCTATTCTTGTGACGGGTGGACGGTTATCGAATTCGACACCTGAAGCCACATTCATGAAAGAGACATTGGAGCAAGATTTTCAGGTACCGGTGCGGTGGACGGAAGAGGAATCACGGAACACCATGGAAAATGCACGCTTGTCGTATGCGCTCCTTCAACCACAAGGAGTGACTCATATTTACCTGGTCACCAATGCAAGCCATATGTCACGGTCGCAGATGGCGTTTGAACGCGCAGGGTTTCAGGTCATTGCCGCGCCGATCTCCTTTGCCACTCGCTGCCAGTGGACCCCACTTGAGTTGATTCCCAATAGCAGTGCTCTGGAAACAAGCGCTGATGCGCTGTACGAAGCGATCGGATGGGCGTGGTATTGGTTGAGAACAGGCTGA
- a CDS encoding HAD family hydrolase, whose amino-acid sequence MQLVIFDIDGTLTQTNRVDDQCFVRAFVDELGISGIDSDWSRYPTVCDSGITYQIFQEYFERKPRVDEMARLQKRFVARLEEAYQQEPGHFLAVPGAAQMLQMLKQDPDYRIAIATGGWQLSALLKLEKAQLDVTGFPAAFADHGMTREVILAAAMAMSRGVYHQAHFSHVTYVGDGVWDVRTAKTLGLGFIGVGQGEKATALRAEGATAIIQDFTNYDHFKEVLEELRYG is encoded by the coding sequence ATGCAGCTCGTCATCTTTGATATCGACGGTACCCTAACGCAAACCAATCGCGTCGATGACCAGTGTTTTGTGCGGGCGTTTGTGGATGAGTTGGGAATTTCGGGAATCGATTCTGACTGGTCGCGCTATCCGACTGTCTGTGATTCTGGGATTACGTATCAGATCTTCCAGGAGTATTTCGAGCGCAAACCGCGAGTCGATGAAATGGCCCGGTTGCAAAAACGCTTTGTCGCGCGGCTTGAAGAAGCCTATCAGCAAGAGCCGGGGCATTTCCTGGCGGTTCCTGGGGCAGCGCAGATGCTACAAATGCTGAAGCAAGACCCTGACTATCGCATCGCAATTGCGACGGGAGGATGGCAACTTTCGGCGTTGCTCAAGCTCGAAAAAGCCCAGCTCGATGTGACCGGCTTTCCTGCGGCGTTTGCCGATCATGGTATGACGCGCGAGGTGATTCTTGCGGCAGCTATGGCTATGTCACGTGGAGTATACCACCAAGCGCATTTCTCTCACGTGACGTATGTTGGTGATGGTGTGTGGGATGTGCGCACGGCGAAGACGTTAGGGCTTGGGTTTATTGGTGTTGGGCAAGGAGAGAAGGCGACGGCCTTGCGCGCTGAAGGGGCAACCGCCATTATCCAAGACTTCACAAACTATGATCACTTCAAAGAGGTGTTAGAGGAACTTCGCTATGGCTAA
- a CDS encoding aminopeptidase P family protein, with amino-acid sequence MLQQHLSEIQAALALEQVDGWLFYDFRGSDPLAYRILGLDATTISTRRWYYFIPVHGEPIGLVSSVEPHRLDVLPGQKKVFLSWQQLQAALADTLQGRKRIAMQYSPGNAIPYVSRVDAGTIEMIRQFGVEIVSAADLVQRFEAVWTPAQLESHLRAAKGVRETVDEAFAYIRQQAPISEYAVQQFIIDRFKSRGLTTHHPPIVGINAHSADPHYEPQPEGSSLIRPGDFVLIDLWAKEPGGVYADITWTGFMGKEVPARYQEIFSYVRNGRDAAIAFVKDRIAHEQSFAGYEVDAVTRKVITDAGYGNYFVHRTGHSIGEEVHGNGANMDGLETRDERRVLPGTCFSVEPGIYLAGEFGVRSEINIYVSPREAIVTGAPMQTEVVPILA; translated from the coding sequence ATGCTGCAACAACATCTTAGCGAGATCCAAGCAGCCCTCGCCCTCGAACAGGTCGATGGCTGGTTATTCTACGATTTCCGCGGCAGTGATCCGCTTGCGTATCGTATCCTCGGGCTTGATGCAACGACCATTTCGACCCGTCGTTGGTATTATTTCATTCCCGTTCATGGCGAACCTATCGGCCTTGTCTCTAGTGTGGAACCGCATCGGCTCGATGTCTTGCCTGGACAGAAAAAGGTATTTCTCTCGTGGCAGCAACTACAGGCGGCGTTGGCGGATACGCTTCAGGGACGAAAACGTATTGCCATGCAGTACTCACCCGGCAATGCGATTCCCTATGTCTCACGTGTCGACGCCGGCACGATCGAGATGATTCGCCAGTTTGGTGTTGAGATCGTGTCTGCGGCTGATCTGGTGCAACGTTTTGAAGCCGTATGGACTCCCGCACAGTTGGAGAGCCACCTCCGGGCTGCCAAAGGCGTGCGCGAAACGGTCGATGAAGCGTTTGCCTATATTCGCCAGCAAGCACCCATAAGCGAATATGCCGTGCAACAATTCATTATCGATCGCTTCAAGTCACGGGGGTTAACGACCCATCACCCGCCGATTGTCGGAATCAATGCCCACAGTGCTGACCCTCATTACGAGCCGCAGCCTGAGGGGTCATCGCTTATCCGACCAGGGGATTTTGTTTTGATCGATTTATGGGCCAAGGAACCTGGTGGGGTCTATGCGGATATCACCTGGACTGGGTTCATGGGCAAAGAAGTTCCAGCGCGGTATCAAGAGATTTTTAGTTATGTGCGGAATGGCCGTGATGCAGCGATCGCATTTGTCAAAGATCGGATTGCGCACGAGCAGTCATTTGCTGGCTATGAGGTCGATGCTGTCACACGCAAAGTCATTACTGACGCGGGCTATGGCAATTATTTCGTCCATCGCACTGGTCACTCGATTGGCGAAGAAGTGCATGGGAATGGTGCGAATATGGATGGGTTAGAGACGCGCGACGAACGACGTGTCTTGCCGGGGACCTGTTTTTCTGTAGAGCCAGGCATTTACTTGGCTGGAGAATTTGGCGTCCGCAGTGAGATTAATATCTATGTGTCTCCACGGGAAGCAATTGTGACCGGTGCTCCGATGCAGACTGAGGTTGTGCCGATTTTGGCGTGA
- a CDS encoding peptide chain release factor N(5)-glutamine methyltransferase, which yields MSVPISHILTQAIASLTIHGIPNPRLDAEVLLAHALGLTRTGLYTRLQDDVSATEDARFQQLLQRRQQREPLQYITGVQEFWSLEFQVTPDVLIPRPETELIVETVLRSLAQSQVVTQVVSREQEIQNSKFKIQNSRLENSALAPLFRNPQSAFHILDVGTGSGCIAIALAKELLEAVVWATDISCAALAVAQKNAQRHGVAERMHFLHGDLFAPLQNQQLTFDFIISNPPYIVHNDIPMLQPEVANWEPRSALDGGTDGRDFYRRLLSESSTYLRPGGHLVMEIGHGQGADVLQLARQQRHFSASSCLLDYEGRERVVWVQMQPRKFPPT from the coding sequence ATGTCTGTTCCTATTTCCCACATCCTCACCCAAGCCATTGCATCTCTGACCATCCACGGCATTCCCAACCCACGCCTCGATGCTGAGGTATTACTTGCACATGCATTGGGTCTCACACGTACTGGCTTGTATACACGGCTACAAGACGACGTCTCTGCAACAGAGGATGCTCGTTTTCAGCAATTACTCCAGCGTCGCCAACAACGCGAGCCGCTCCAATACATCACAGGCGTGCAAGAGTTTTGGTCGCTTGAATTTCAAGTAACACCTGACGTTCTCATTCCTCGACCGGAAACGGAGTTAATTGTAGAAACGGTTTTACGGTCGCTGGCACAGTCTCAAGTAGTCACTCAAGTAGTCAGTAGGGAACAAGAAATTCAAAATTCAAAATTCAAAATTCAAAATTCAAGACTGGAGAACTCTGCCCTGGCCCCTTTATTCCGCAATCCGCAATCCGCATTCCACATTCTTGATGTAGGCACCGGCAGCGGCTGCATCGCTATTGCGCTGGCCAAAGAACTGCTTGAAGCGGTGGTTTGGGCAACCGATATTTCTTGTGCCGCCCTAGCTGTTGCGCAGAAAAATGCGCAACGACATGGCGTGGCCGAGCGTATGCATTTTCTTCACGGCGACCTGTTCGCGCCACTACAGAATCAGCAGCTCACTTTTGACTTCATCATTTCTAATCCGCCGTATATCGTTCACAACGACATCCCGATGCTTCAACCAGAAGTGGCGAATTGGGAGCCACGTAGCGCTTTAGACGGTGGGACAGACGGACGCGATTTCTATCGTCGCTTGCTGAGCGAAAGTTCCACTTATTTGCGTCCAGGTGGACATCTCGTGATGGAGATTGGCCACGGCCAAGGAGCAGATGTTCTGCAACTTGCCCGACAACAGCGCCACTTCTCCGCCAGCTCGTGTCTCCTCGATTATGAAGGTCGAGAACGTGTCGTCTGGGTACAAATGCAACCGAGAAAATTCCCTCCAACGTAG
- the hisD gene encoding histidinol dehydrogenase, whose amino-acid sequence MQSTRKKSGVVPVLKTSTPACQRHLQKLFTRGEAASAEVEKHVREILQLVKKQGDRALISFTKKFDRVLLSPSTLQVSKSQLTAALDSLSRAERAALLTAAKRITYFHEKQRQPSWTYRDPIGVTLGQVITPLERAGVYVPGGKAAYPSSVLMNVIPAKVAGVKEVVVVSPPSPHGYHPGILAAAHLAGADAFFCIGGAQAVGALAYGTQTVPRVDKIVGPGNIYVATAKRLVFGHVDIDMIAGPSEVLVIADDSASPTYVAADMLSQAEHDELAAPLCLTTSERVAVAVAQALSEQLATLKRRDIAAASVKNFGAVIVARDRAEVIELANTIAPEHLELAVKNPRTWMNEIRHTGAIFLGHFSPEPFGDYIAGPNHVLPTGGTARFSSPLGVYDFLKRASVIQASPQAIAKLGPHIVRLAEMEGLEAHARAVQYRLNGGVRHGR is encoded by the coding sequence ATGCAAAGTACTCGCAAGAAGAGCGGTGTTGTGCCGGTCCTTAAGACCTCAACACCAGCCTGCCAACGCCATCTCCAGAAACTCTTCACCCGTGGTGAAGCCGCTAGTGCAGAAGTCGAAAAACACGTACGCGAGATCCTCCAACTCGTTAAAAAACAAGGTGACCGCGCGCTTATCTCGTTCACGAAAAAGTTCGATCGCGTTCTGCTTTCACCATCGACATTACAGGTCAGCAAAAGCCAATTAACCGCAGCTCTTGACTCGTTGTCTCGTGCCGAACGAGCTGCCCTGCTCACCGCGGCAAAGCGGATTACCTACTTTCATGAGAAACAGCGACAACCGTCATGGACCTATCGTGACCCAATAGGAGTGACGCTGGGCCAGGTCATTACTCCATTGGAACGTGCCGGTGTCTATGTCCCTGGTGGCAAAGCTGCGTATCCATCGTCAGTGTTGATGAACGTAATTCCTGCCAAAGTCGCAGGAGTGAAAGAGGTGGTCGTCGTCTCGCCACCGTCACCGCACGGGTACCACCCTGGGATTTTGGCGGCAGCGCATCTCGCTGGCGCCGATGCCTTTTTCTGTATTGGTGGCGCACAGGCTGTGGGTGCCCTCGCCTATGGCACACAAACAGTGCCACGCGTCGATAAGATCGTCGGCCCCGGCAACATCTACGTCGCGACAGCAAAGCGCCTTGTCTTTGGTCACGTCGACATTGACATGATTGCTGGTCCCAGCGAGGTCCTCGTCATTGCCGACGACAGTGCCTCACCAACCTATGTCGCTGCCGATATGCTCTCGCAAGCAGAGCACGATGAACTGGCAGCGCCACTGTGTCTCACCACTTCGGAACGAGTCGCCGTCGCCGTTGCTCAGGCGCTGTCAGAGCAACTGGCAACGCTGAAACGACGCGACATTGCCGCTGCCTCGGTAAAAAACTTCGGCGCGGTGATTGTCGCGCGTGATCGCGCTGAAGTTATAGAACTTGCCAATACGATTGCGCCTGAACATTTAGAACTGGCAGTGAAAAATCCACGCACCTGGATGAACGAGATTCGCCATACCGGCGCGATTTTTCTCGGCCACTTCTCGCCTGAGCCGTTTGGCGATTACATCGCCGGACCAAACCACGTCCTGCCGACAGGCGGAACCGCGCGTTTTTCGTCTCCACTAGGAGTGTACGACTTCCTCAAGCGCGCAAGTGTCATCCAGGCCTCACCACAAGCGATTGCTAAACTCGGACCACACATTGTGCGCCTGGCAGAAATGGAGGGGCTTGAGGCCCATGCGCGGGCAGTGCAGTATCGTCTGAATGGAGGCGTACGTCATGGCCGCTAA
- the rpmE gene encoding 50S ribosomal protein L31: protein MKDGIHPKYEKCVVVCACGNTFETRSTSPTIHLDVCSACHPFYTGKQRLMDTGGRVERFRRRYGKAGEAARA, encoded by the coding sequence ATGAAAGACGGTATTCATCCGAAATATGAGAAATGTGTCGTCGTATGTGCCTGTGGTAATACTTTTGAAACGCGATCGACATCCCCTACGATCCACCTTGATGTCTGTTCAGCCTGCCATCCCTTTTATACTGGCAAGCAGCGTCTGATGGACACGGGTGGCCGCGTTGAACGTTTCCGTCGTCGATACGGCAAAGCTGGCGAGGCGGCACGCGCGTAG
- the hisB gene encoding imidazoleglycerol-phosphate dehydratase HisB — MAANPRKTDLHRKTNETDIHLSLNLDGEGSYQISTGVPFLDHMLELFTRHGFFDLAVHATGDVHIDDHHTVEDVGLALGQAFRDALGDKKGIRRFGDATVPLDEALVSCVIDLSGRPFLAYNLQIQQEKVGNFSVELIHDFYLAFTNQLAMNLHFNMTQGRNPHHIIEASFKAFARAMSSAVQYDPRVKGVLSTKGTL, encoded by the coding sequence ATGGCCGCTAACCCGCGTAAAACCGACCTGCACCGCAAAACCAACGAAACCGATATCCACCTGAGCCTCAATCTTGATGGCGAAGGATCGTATCAGATTTCGACGGGCGTCCCGTTCCTCGATCACATGCTTGAGCTGTTCACGCGACATGGGTTTTTTGACCTCGCCGTCCACGCCACCGGGGATGTCCATATCGACGACCATCATACCGTCGAAGATGTTGGCCTCGCGCTCGGTCAAGCCTTCAGAGACGCACTCGGCGACAAGAAAGGGATTCGGCGCTTTGGTGATGCTACCGTTCCGCTTGACGAAGCCCTCGTCTCGTGTGTGATCGATCTCAGCGGTCGACCGTTTCTGGCGTATAATCTGCAAATTCAGCAGGAGAAGGTCGGGAACTTCTCTGTCGAGCTGATACACGATTTTTACCTGGCCTTCACGAATCAGTTAGCTATGAATCTGCACTTCAATATGACACAAGGTCGCAATCCGCATCACATTATCGAAGCCAGCTTCAAAGCGTTTGCTCGCGCCATGAGTAGCGCTGTGCAGTACGACCCACGCGTGAAGGGCGTGCTATCGACGAAAGGTACCCTGTAG
- the murA gene encoding UDP-N-acetylglucosamine 1-carboxyvinyltransferase: protein MDRIVVRGGMPLRGEVSVGGSKNAALPLLFATLLTEEECRLDRVPRLVDIRTALRLLKELGAQFDWLNDHEVVVTARTVRHLEAPYDLVKTMRASFLVLGPLLARFGRARVSTPGGCAIGTRPVNIHLDGLQQLGATIRHQQGYVEAEAKRLRGAHIVFEFPSVGATENLMMAATLAEGTTVLENAACEPEIEDLAAMLNAMGAHVSGAGTSTITIDGVTSLHGTAHEVIADRVEAGTFLIAGAITGGEVLVRGARADHLHAFLGKLRDVGVMIEEEADGLIASCTGRPSSVDIITWPYPGFPTDLQAQMMALLALGDGRSLITETVFENRFMHAQELARLGADILIRGNTAAVNGVAFLSGAPVMATDLRASVSLILAALAAQGTTEVSRVYHLDRGYEQLEEKLSQLGADIRRVSEKSEK from the coding sequence ATGGATAGGATTGTTGTGCGGGGAGGAATGCCACTACGAGGAGAGGTCAGTGTTGGTGGGTCGAAAAATGCGGCTCTGCCATTGTTATTTGCCACATTATTGACTGAAGAAGAATGTCGCCTCGATCGTGTCCCACGCTTAGTCGATATCCGCACAGCTCTGCGGTTACTCAAAGAATTAGGTGCCCAGTTTGACTGGCTCAATGATCATGAAGTCGTCGTGACCGCACGCACCGTGCGTCATCTCGAAGCACCGTATGATCTGGTGAAGACCATGCGCGCTTCGTTCCTGGTCTTAGGACCATTATTGGCGCGCTTTGGTCGTGCCCGCGTTTCGACGCCAGGTGGTTGCGCGATTGGCACTCGACCGGTGAATATCCACCTCGATGGTCTCCAACAACTGGGTGCGACTATTCGCCACCAACAAGGCTATGTCGAAGCCGAAGCAAAACGGTTGCGTGGAGCCCATATCGTTTTTGAATTTCCCTCGGTCGGTGCCACAGAAAACCTGATGATGGCAGCAACGCTGGCCGAAGGCACCACAGTGCTCGAAAATGCTGCTTGCGAACCGGAAATCGAGGACCTCGCCGCCATGCTGAATGCAATGGGAGCGCACGTCTCTGGTGCAGGAACCAGTACGATCACCATCGACGGCGTGACCTCCCTGCACGGAACGGCACACGAAGTGATCGCCGATCGCGTCGAGGCTGGGACGTTTCTCATTGCCGGAGCAATCACGGGCGGTGAAGTCCTTGTCCGTGGCGCGCGAGCAGATCACCTGCACGCATTTCTCGGCAAGCTACGCGATGTCGGGGTCATGATTGAAGAAGAAGCCGACGGGCTCATTGCGTCGTGCACGGGCCGACCTTCAAGTGTCGATATTATCACCTGGCCCTACCCCGGCTTTCCTACGGACCTACAAGCGCAAATGATGGCGCTCTTAGCATTGGGCGATGGTCGGAGCCTGATCACCGAAACTGTCTTCGAGAATCGTTTTATGCACGCCCAGGAGTTGGCTCGGCTCGGCGCCGACATTCTCATTCGCGGTAACACTGCCGCAGTCAACGGCGTTGCCTTCCTCAGTGGCGCACCAGTGATGGCGACGGACTTGCGTGCGAGCGTTTCACTCATTCTCGCCGCGCTCGCGGCCCAAGGCACCACAGAAGTCTCTCGCGTGTACCATCTCGACCGTGGGTACGAACAATTAGAAGAAAAACTCTCTCAACTCGGTGCAGATATTCGGCGCGTGAGCGAGAAGAGTGAGAAATAG